In Pseudomonas fakonensis, one DNA window encodes the following:
- a CDS encoding ABC transporter ATP-binding protein, giving the protein MGKRFALPGQDAHFTALHDLNLEVHAGQTLAIVGESGSGKSTALRIALGLEKPSSGSVAFAGIDVTRHSWRAFRPLRRRIQLVQQNPFAALDPRFTVFDSIVEPLVAFGLLEGEALERRARELITKVQLPVQFLDRLPKELSGGQRQRVAIARALALEPEVLLLDEPVSALDVSVQAQVLALLDELQRELGMAYVLVSHDLAVVASMADQVLVLRRGQVVEQGPAVQVLSQPGSRYTRELIAAIPGYSRSVLPVAV; this is encoded by the coding sequence GTGGGCAAACGCTTTGCCCTGCCGGGGCAGGACGCGCACTTTACTGCATTGCATGACCTGAACCTTGAAGTGCATGCCGGCCAGACCCTGGCCATTGTCGGCGAGTCCGGCTCGGGCAAAAGCACCGCACTGCGCATCGCCCTGGGGCTGGAAAAACCCAGCAGCGGCAGCGTGGCGTTTGCCGGCATCGACGTCACCAGGCACAGCTGGCGGGCGTTCCGGCCGCTGCGCCGGCGTATCCAGCTGGTGCAGCAAAACCCCTTCGCCGCCCTCGACCCGCGCTTTACCGTGTTCGACAGTATCGTCGAGCCGCTGGTGGCGTTCGGGCTGCTCGAGGGCGAGGCGCTGGAGCGCCGGGCGCGGGAGCTGATAACCAAGGTGCAGTTGCCGGTGCAGTTTCTCGACCGGCTGCCCAAGGAGTTGTCCGGCGGGCAGCGCCAGCGGGTGGCGATAGCCCGGGCGCTGGCGCTGGAGCCAGAAGTGTTGCTGCTGGACGAGCCGGTGAGTGCGCTGGATGTGTCGGTGCAGGCGCAGGTGCTGGCGCTGCTGGATGAGCTGCAGCGCGAGCTGGGCATGGCTTATGTGCTGGTGTCCCATGACCTGGCGGTGGTGGCGAGCATGGCCGACCAGGTGCTGGTGCTGCGCCGGGGCCAGGTGGTGGAACAGGGGCCGGCGGTGCAGGTGTTGTCGCAGCCGGGCAGCCGCTATACCCGCGAGCTGATTGCGGCGATACCGGGGTATTCGCGCAGTGTGTTGCCGGTGGCGGTGTAA
- a CDS encoding LLM class flavin-dependent oxidoreductase, translating into MTLEFIGLIGPQEGSESQAPRGPLVDLEFIKAFAQAQEYGGFDKALLAVNTSAPDSMILASYVAALTERIGLLVAHRPGFQAPTFAARQFATLDQLSRGRASINVITGGDSGDLQRDGDFLDKDARYARTDEYLQVLRNTWTQTEPFDHQGAHYRVEDNLTLVKPVGKLPIYFSGASDAAVEVAAKHADVYMMWGEPLEQVRERIAQVRKAAARYGREKHIRFSLSLRPILGATEDEAWARAERILSDAKQRIGIRQGNRREKNFGKSNVGSERLVQLAGKVHDTRLWTEIAALGGGAGNSTSLVGTPDQVAEAALAYYELGVSTFLFRGFDQLRDAVEYGQELIPRIRALVAGGREQRRA; encoded by the coding sequence ATGACCCTCGAATTCATCGGCCTCATCGGCCCCCAGGAAGGCAGCGAATCCCAGGCCCCACGCGGCCCGCTGGTGGACCTGGAATTCATCAAGGCCTTCGCCCAGGCCCAGGAATACGGCGGCTTCGACAAGGCCCTGCTGGCGGTCAACACCAGCGCGCCAGACTCGATGATCCTGGCCAGCTACGTGGCCGCCCTCACCGAGCGCATCGGCCTGTTGGTGGCGCACCGCCCGGGCTTTCAGGCGCCCACCTTCGCCGCCCGCCAGTTCGCCACCCTCGACCAACTCAGCCGTGGCCGCGCCTCGATCAACGTGATCACCGGCGGCGACAGCGGCGACCTGCAGCGCGATGGCGATTTCCTCGACAAGGACGCCCGCTACGCCCGCACCGACGAGTACCTGCAGGTGCTGCGCAACACCTGGACCCAGACCGAACCCTTCGACCACCAGGGCGCCCATTACCGGGTGGAAGACAACCTGACCCTGGTCAAGCCGGTAGGCAAGCTGCCCATCTACTTCTCCGGCGCCTCGGACGCTGCGGTGGAGGTGGCCGCCAAGCATGCCGACGTGTACATGATGTGGGGCGAGCCGCTGGAGCAGGTGCGCGAGCGCATCGCCCAGGTGCGCAAGGCCGCCGCCCGCTACGGGCGCGAAAAGCACATCCGCTTCAGCCTGTCGCTGCGCCCGATCCTGGGTGCCACCGAGGACGAAGCCTGGGCCCGCGCCGAGCGCATTCTCAGCGATGCCAAGCAACGCATCGGCATCCGCCAGGGCAACCGCCGCGAGAAGAATTTCGGTAAGAGCAACGTGGGCTCGGAGCGGCTGGTGCAACTGGCCGGCAAGGTGCATGACACCCGGCTGTGGACCGAAATCGCCGCGTTAGGCGGCGGCGCGGGGAACTCCACCTCGCTGGTGGGGACGCCGGACCAGGTCGCCGAGGCGGCGCTGGCGTACTACGAGCTGGGGGTGAGTACCTTCCTGTTCCGTGGCTTCGATCAGCTGCGTGATGCGGTGGAATACGGGCAGGAGCTGATACCGCGGATTCGCGCCCTGGTGGCAGGTGGGCGCGAGCAGCGCAGAGCCTGA
- a CDS encoding lipase family protein, which translates to MKCQDDFLAELHRSLNGAMLVCPVRGQETSFQLVDELGAGVSYAGVFYEVVDSEGEVYRGVLDVEGRGSVENHFEGLLVLRFSSIYVGDDSIYTDLQIRDHYPLKVTELQVRAENTTYRYSDASRTPSNPAQVHADYFYQVEVSELVRHNSHLPPLSKRAFPPQSAINVIMGAHGEWGVGLMPGKHTVLEVRPLRALRPMLSTAPEFCVLNLYQLSLMATLSYSPFGQDPEEHPVMAPSVTFPNVPSMGNWFGEALANSQEIWRVDAAQQQACFPLYEDVPYSERWEIVPFDPKLYSANDPALGEQQENPANIHFLDDRNLHDSTDTQAYITHNAEVMVVAIRGTNELMADVWRDLDALQVPFAEGEGRVHRGFYEAAQRVFGFVSSYRARFQQNQQLIICGHSLGGAVALLLSEMLRRTDPTLTLQLYTYGAPRAGDTTFMQGAADLVHYRMVYDDDPVPSLPAPWMNTRWDVVAQGVKDTAVKSGVGVGRIVSGLINWDGEDFEHHGELRHFLPVPFAKGETSAILWRPGCRTLIDKALCSRVLDQTHGLPARGRLPLQVVKFTDHKMLDSYIPACWATLRRYQQALEAGIAPVSQRERAAVQGMISDVDRQLERHALRIQERARHSPDDALYLHLLREDKRLLKETQQRLDTLAGVAVSEAMVYGNQAGTGQLAEALARWHGHAPNNRAEQMAQAPQEVIDTSPVGRPGPGFDEIMAYVNGPW; encoded by the coding sequence ATGAAGTGTCAGGATGACTTTTTGGCCGAGCTTCATAGGTCGCTTAATGGGGCCATGTTGGTGTGCCCAGTCAGGGGGCAGGAAACCAGTTTTCAGTTGGTTGATGAGCTGGGGGCTGGTGTTTCCTATGCTGGAGTTTTTTATGAGGTTGTTGATAGCGAGGGGGAGGTCTATCGGGGAGTGTTGGATGTCGAAGGGCGAGGTAGCGTTGAAAACCATTTTGAGGGATTGCTAGTATTGCGGTTCAGCAGTATTTATGTGGGTGATGACAGTATTTACACGGACCTTCAAATACGTGATCACTACCCACTAAAAGTCACCGAGTTGCAGGTGCGCGCGGAAAATACAACCTATCGGTACTCTGATGCGTCTCGCACACCAAGCAATCCAGCGCAAGTACATGCTGACTACTTTTACCAAGTAGAAGTCAGTGAACTGGTACGCCACAACAGTCATTTACCCCCATTGTCCAAGCGTGCCTTCCCACCGCAGTCGGCTATTAACGTGATCATGGGTGCCCATGGTGAATGGGGCGTTGGCCTGATGCCTGGCAAGCACACCGTTCTGGAAGTTCGGCCATTGCGGGCGCTCAGGCCCATGCTGTCCACTGCGCCTGAATTCTGTGTCTTGAACCTCTACCAGCTATCCCTGATGGCAACTCTCAGCTATAGCCCGTTCGGGCAGGACCCGGAGGAGCACCCGGTCATGGCGCCATCGGTAACCTTCCCCAATGTGCCGAGCATGGGCAATTGGTTCGGCGAGGCGTTGGCCAATTCGCAGGAAATCTGGCGTGTAGATGCTGCCCAGCAGCAGGCGTGTTTTCCTCTGTATGAGGATGTGCCGTATTCGGAGCGTTGGGAAATCGTGCCTTTCGACCCGAAGTTGTACTCGGCAAACGACCCGGCACTTGGGGAGCAGCAGGAAAACCCAGCCAATATTCATTTCCTCGACGATAGAAACCTCCATGACTCCACCGATACACAGGCCTACATTACCCACAATGCAGAGGTGATGGTCGTCGCGATTCGAGGCACCAATGAACTCATGGCAGACGTATGGCGCGATCTCGACGCACTTCAGGTGCCCTTTGCAGAGGGTGAGGGGCGGGTGCATCGAGGGTTTTACGAGGCTGCACAGAGGGTGTTCGGCTTCGTCTCCAGCTACAGGGCCAGGTTCCAGCAAAACCAGCAACTGATCATCTGCGGCCACAGCCTCGGCGGCGCCGTAGCGCTGCTGCTGTCCGAAATGCTTCGCCGCACCGACCCAACCCTAACCCTGCAGCTCTACACCTACGGCGCCCCCCGCGCCGGCGACACCACGTTCATGCAAGGCGCCGCCGACCTGGTCCACTACCGTATGGTCTACGACGACGACCCTGTCCCCAGCCTGCCGGCGCCGTGGATGAACACCCGCTGGGATGTGGTCGCCCAGGGGGTGAAAGACACTGCCGTGAAGTCGGGGGTCGGCGTGGGGCGCATCGTTTCGGGCCTGATCAACTGGGATGGCGAAGACTTCGAGCACCATGGCGAGCTGCGTCACTTTTTGCCGGTGCCGTTCGCCAAGGGCGAAACCTCGGCAATTCTCTGGCGCCCGGGCTGTCGCACCCTCATCGACAAGGCCCTGTGCAGCCGGGTGCTTGACCAGACGCATGGCCTGCCCGCGCGGGGCCGCCTGCCGCTGCAGGTGGTCAAGTTTACCGACCACAAGATGCTCGACAGCTACATCCCGGCCTGCTGGGCGACCCTGCGCCGCTACCAGCAGGCGCTGGAGGCTGGCATCGCGCCGGTGTCGCAGCGCGAGCGTGCGGCTGTGCAGGGCATGATCAGCGATGTCGACCGGCAACTGGAGCGCCATGCCTTGCGCATTCAGGAGCGCGCCCGGCACTCGCCGGATGACGCCCTCTACCTGCACCTGCTGCGCGAAGACAAACGCCTGCTCAAGGAAACCCAGCAGCGGCTGGATACCTTGGCCGGGGTGGCGGTCAGTGAAGCGATGGTGTACGGCAACCAGGCCGGTACCGGGCAGTTGGCCGAGGCGCTGGCGCGCTGGCATGGCCATGCGCCGAACAACCGCGCCGAGCAGATGGCGCAGGCGCCGCAGGAGGTGATCGATACCAGCCCGGTTGGCAGGCCGGGGCCGGGGTTCGACGAGATCATGGCTTATGTGAACGGGCCTTGGTGA
- a CDS encoding LLM class flavin-dependent oxidoreductase → MSKRQIKLGAMIHGVGHGWGEWRHPKALTDASVNFGFYKQQAQLAEAAKFDFAFIADSLHIHARSSPHYLNRFEPLTILSALAAVTQHIGLVATVTVSYSEPFQVARQFASLDLISGGRAGWNVVTSWLSGTADNFGKAEHPPHAVRYRIAREHVEVVKGLWDSWEDDAFTRNKQTGEYFAPDKLHTLGHQGEFFKVKGPLNIQRSPQGQPLIFQAGVSDDGRNFAAQNADAIFVSPESFTDARAYYQDLKKRAAQHGRDPEQLFILPGIRPIVGRDEAEVQSRYQQAVELVSIEDAIVALGRPFNDYDFSQHDLDAPFPDLGTLGDNSHKGTADQLKQLARDEGLTLRQLALRFSRPRRDFTGTPQQVADALQHWFEQGAADGFIINQLLPDGLQYFTELVVPLLQERGLVRSEYPGSTLRDNFGLAVPENRNTVRRSQSAVA, encoded by the coding sequence ATGAGCAAGCGACAGATCAAACTCGGCGCGATGATCCACGGTGTCGGCCACGGCTGGGGCGAATGGCGCCACCCCAAGGCGCTGACCGATGCCAGCGTCAACTTCGGTTTCTACAAGCAGCAGGCGCAACTGGCGGAGGCCGCGAAATTCGACTTCGCCTTCATCGCCGACAGCCTGCACATTCACGCCCGCTCCAGCCCCCACTACCTCAACCGCTTCGAGCCGCTGACCATTCTTTCGGCGCTGGCAGCGGTTACCCAGCACATCGGCCTGGTGGCCACGGTCACGGTCAGCTACAGCGAACCCTTCCAGGTGGCGCGCCAGTTCGCCTCGCTGGATCTGATCAGCGGCGGGCGCGCCGGCTGGAACGTGGTCACCTCGTGGCTGTCGGGCACCGCCGACAATTTCGGCAAGGCCGAGCACCCGCCCCACGCCGTGCGCTACCGCATCGCCCGCGAGCATGTGGAGGTGGTCAAGGGGCTGTGGGACTCGTGGGAGGACGACGCCTTTACCCGCAACAAGCAGACCGGCGAATACTTCGCCCCCGACAAGCTGCATACCCTTGGCCACCAGGGCGAGTTCTTCAAGGTGAAGGGGCCGTTGAACATCCAGCGCTCGCCCCAGGGCCAGCCGCTGATCTTCCAGGCCGGGGTGTCGGACGACGGGCGCAATTTCGCCGCGCAAAACGCCGATGCGATATTCGTCAGCCCCGAGTCGTTCACCGATGCCCGGGCCTATTACCAGGACCTGAAAAAACGCGCCGCACAGCACGGCCGCGACCCAGAACAGCTGTTCATTCTGCCGGGCATCCGGCCCATTGTCGGGCGCGATGAAGCCGAGGTGCAAAGCCGTTACCAGCAGGCGGTGGAGCTGGTGAGCATCGAGGATGCCATCGTTGCCCTGGGCCGGCCGTTCAACGACTACGACTTCAGCCAGCACGACCTGGACGCGCCCTTCCCCGACCTGGGCACCCTGGGTGACAACAGCCACAAGGGCACCGCCGACCAGCTCAAGCAACTGGCCCGTGACGAGGGGCTGACCTTGCGCCAGCTGGCATTGCGCTTCTCGCGGCCACGGCGCGATTTCACCGGCACCCCGCAGCAAGTGGCCGATGCGCTGCAGCATTGGTTCGAGCAGGGGGCGGCGGATGGTTTCATCATCAACCAGTTGCTGCCGGACGGGCTGCAGTACTTCACCGAGCTGGTGGTGCCATTGCTGCAAGAGCGGGGGCTGGTGCGTAGCGAGTACCCGGGTAGCACCTTGCGTGACAACTTCGGGTTGGCGGTGCCAGAGAACCGCAACACGGTACGCCGTAGCCAAAGCGCTGTGGCTTGA